From Shewanella acanthi:
TCATGCCACAACTCCCATAATCCTTTGTTTTGCGCCGCGTCCTAATTCATTCATAGTGAATTCGGACACGACCTCAGCTTCAATCTTGCTTGGCTAAATGCATGGCTTTGGAGCTTAGCCTATGCCAGGGTATGCAGTGGATGTTCTTCCCAAGGCGAGGTCAATAGTTGTTCCACCAGAGCGTCTGGTACCGATTTTACATCGGCAAATTGCCATTTTGGCTGTCTGTCCTTGTCGATAAGTAAGGCGCGTACACCCTCGCAAAAATCCCCAGAAGCGCAGGTGTTGGTGCTCAGCGTTAACTCCCACTTAAAGCAATCGGCTAAGTTAAATTTAGTGCCCAGCTGCGCCTGACGGTAAACTAAGTGCCAGCTGATAGGACTGCCTGCTAGTAGGGTATCGCGCGCCTTTAAAAGCCACTTTTCCGTAGTATCGAGGTGTTGCATACGCGCAACGATATCCTCAAGACTTCCCGCCATCAGCTTATCGATAAGCTCTTGATTTTCGGCAAGTAGGCTCTCGCCCTTCGGGATTTGCACGCGGTTTGATAGCTCGTTGATCATGCCATCGAGGCGTTGATGGTTAAGCGCGGGCGAATCACTCCAATCGAGGGTCGCCATGGCATCAAACATCAGCTCTTTGTCATCGCGATTCAGGTAATGATCGGCAAGTCCCACATAGCGAGCATCTGCGGCGTTCATTTGATAGGCGGTTAACCCTAAGAACAGTCCCATTTTGCCCGGCATACGATTAAGGAAATAACTGCCACCCACATCGGGGTACAGGCCGATAGTGACCTCAGGCATGGCAATCCGTGATGACTCAGTCACCACTTTGTGACTCGCGCCCGCCATCAGGCCAAGGCCGCCGCCCATCACTATGCCATCTCCCCACACCAAGACGGGTTTTCCGAAGGTGTGCAGCAAATAATCTAGGCGATATTCTTCTTCGAAGAACACCTTAGCCACTTCAGTGACTTCGCCCTTCGCAGCGACAGAGGCATGGTAAAGTGCGCGTACATCGCCACCGGCACAAAAGGCTTTCTCACCGCTGCCATCTAGTACTAAGCAGGCAATTTTCGAATCCTTTTTCCAAGCACTCAGCTGCACGGATAAGGCGCGAACCATATCAAGATCGAGGGCATTAAGTGCCTTTTCTACATTGAGGGTCGCGATACCGACAAATTTTCCCGATGCAGTGGCTAAGGTTTGAAACACCACTTTAGGGGTTGCTGTACTCGTTACATTTGGATCAATTTGACTTGATTCGATATGACTTGTTTCGAGGTGATTGGTCATTAGCCATTCTTCCACTGTGCTTTTCGTTTCTCTAAGAACGCATTCACGCCTTCGGCCTGATCTTCGGTATCAAATAGGCCCACAAAGAGTTCGCGCTCAATCGGTAATGCAAGGCTTCGCGGCATTTGACGTCCCGCTTGGATAAGCGTCTTACAGGCCGTCACACTGCTTGGGCTTTGGTTTGCCACCTTGGCCGCCAGCGCAATTGCAGCACTTAAGGCAGTACCGGATTCCACCACTTCTTCGACTAAACCAATGCTCAGCGCTTTATCCGCAGTCACGCGCTCGCCGCAGAGGATCATCCGTTTTGCCCAGCCCTCGCCCACTAATGCAGTGAGGTTTTGGGTGCCGCCCGCGCAGGGAAGCAGGCCCACTGTGGCCTCAGGCAGTGCCATCACAGCTTGGCTTTCGGCAATTCGCAGATCGCAGGCCAGCGCCACTTCTAAACCGCCACCCATGGCGTAACCATTAATCGCCGCGATAGACACGCCGCGGAACTGACTTAAGGTTTCAAAGGCCTCGCCAAAGTATTTGGCCATGCTCGCCGCGTTACCTTTGTCGCCGTCGGCAAACAGTTTAAGGTCCGCGCCCGCAGAGAAAAACTTATTACCTTCACCGGTTAAGACCAGCGCATAGATGTCTTTGTTAGCGTTAAGTTCAAGCACCTTAGCCTTGAGTGCCTTTAGGCTCTCGGCCGTCCAAGTATTGGCCGGCGGGTTGTTCATGGTCACAATCGCGGTGTGACCTTCGATACGTTCGATTAAATATTCCATTCCTGTGGACTCCATTCTTTACCGTCTAAACCATAGCGCATTTTTGAGGTGGATTAGAGGATTTCTCCTGCGTTTTCATCGAGTAAACGACGGGCAATAATGAGACGCATGATTTCGTTAGTGCCCTCAAGAATTTGGTGTACACGCACATCGCGGAAATGACGCTCCAGTGGATATTCGCGGATATAACCGTAACCACCGTGAATTTGCAGCGCTGCGTCACACACTTGGAAACCCACATCGGTGGCAAAACGTTTTGCCATGGCACAATATGCCGTGGCTTCTGGATCGCCACTATCGAGTTTAAAGGCCGCTAATCGCACCATTTGACGGGCAGCAACCAGTTCAGTTGCCATATCCGCCAGTTTAAATTGCAGTGCTTGGAAGGCTGCTAACGGCTTACCAAATTGTTGTCGCTCATTCATATATTGGGTCGCACGCTCAAGTGCCGCCTGCGCCGTGCCTACGGAGCAAGTGGCGATATTGATGCGACCGCCGTCTAAGCCTTTCATGGCGAAGGTAAAGCCTTGGCCTTCTTCACCCAGCAGGTTAGCAACGGGCACACGCACATTGTCGAACGTCACAAGACGTGTCGGCTGGGCATTCCAGCCCATTTTATCTTCGGCCTTGCCGTAGATAATGCCTTGGCTATCGGCGGGAATTGCAATGGCAGAAATGCCCTTAGGACCAGCGCCGCCCGTGCGACACATCACAACCAATAGCTCGGTTGCACCCGCGCCAGAGATAAACATTTTCGAGCCGGAAATCACATACTCATCACCCACGCGAACCGCTTTGGTCTGCAGTGATGCCGCGTCCGAGCCCGCGCCCGGCTCTGTTAAGCAGTAAGAAGCTAACATGCGGCCCGTGGTTAAGGCTTCAGACCACGCTTGGCGAAGGGTTTGAGTACCCCAAGTGGTCACCATCCATGTCGCCATATTGTGAATGGTCAGCATCGCAGTTGTCGCGGTGCAGCCCTTAGCTAGCTCTTCAAAAATAATCGATGCATCGAGGCGCGATAGCCCCATGCCGCCTTCAGACTCGGGCGAATAGAGTGAGCAAAAACCGAGCTCACCAGCTTTTTGGATCACATCCTTTGGGAAATGGTGTTCTTCATCCCACTTGGCAGCGTTTGGGGCTAATTCATCTGCGGCAAACTGGTGCGCCAGTGTGGCAAATTGGCGTTGGTCTTCGTTGAAATTAAAATCCATGTTGTTCTCCTAAAGCCATAGCGCTCTCCTATGACTCTCTGGTCATTTCTCACGATCAAAACAAAAGTTAAAACAATGAGTTGATAAACAGTTTATTTATCATCGGCGCACTAGTGGCGCCGATGATAAGCTGATATGAGTAACTTTTATGAGTAACTTTACGCTAAAACTCTGATGTGGTTGTTAAACAACACCTTAGCGTAGGTTAATACTCATGTTCGGACCTGCGGCGACCGCGATGTCCGACTCGAACCAGCGAGAAGTAATGGTTTTTGTTTCAGTATAGAAACGCACAGCTTGCTTACCATAGGCGTGTTGGTCGCCGTAGAAGCTGCCCTTCCAACCCGTAAATGAGAAGAACGGTAATGGCACAGGAATTGGCACGTTAATACCCACTTGGCCAACTTCGATTTCGTGTTGATATTTACGTGCAGCGGCGCCACTGGCGGTAAAGATTGAGGTGCCGTTACCGTATGGGCTGGCGTTAACTAATGCGATGGCATCTTCTAATGAATCAGATTCCATGCAGCACAGCACAGGGCCAAAGATTTCTTCCTTGTAAATGCTCATGTCCGTGGTCACGTTAGTGAACATGGTTGGGCCGACCCAGTTACCCGACTCAAAACCTGGCACAGTAAAGTCGCTACCATCGAGCAGACACTCAGCGCCCTCATCCTTACCTTGGGCAATTAGTTTCAACACGCGCGCCTTGGCGGCTGGGCTGATCAATGGGCCGTAGCCCGCGTCTTTATCATCCCAAAGACCTGGGCGCACTTTGGCTAGGGCTTCTTTAAGCTCTGGGATCCACTCTTTAGCCGCGCCAACAAACACGGCAACCGAGATGGCCATACAGCGTTGACCCGCCGCGCCGACAGAAGCACCAACCAGGTTGTTGATCACTTGCTGCTTGTTAGCATCAGGCATGATCACGCAGTGGTTTTTCGCACCGGCAAAGGCCTGTACGCGTTTTAAGTTATCGGTACCTGTCTTATAGATATATTGACCCACGGCCACAGAACCCACGAAGGAAATGGCCTTAATAGCATGGTCTGCCAGCAGAATATCCACTGCGGTTTTATCGCCATGGACTAATTGCAGCACGCCGCGCGGCGCGCCAGCTTCCATAAAGAGTTCAACCAGACGCTGCGGCGTCATTGGATCCTGCTCTGATGGTTTTAAAATAAAGGTGTTACCGCAGGCAATCGCCAGTGGGAACATCCACAGCGGGATCATCGCTGGGAAGTTAAATGGGGTAATACCGGCACATACGCCAAGCGGCTGAGTGTAGCTGTAGGTATCGATTGAACGGGCCACGTTTTCAACGGTTTCGCCCATCAACAGTGATGCAATATTACATGCGTGTTCGGCCACTTCGATGCCGCGCCAGACGTCGCCCTTAGCGTCTTCGAAGGTTTTACCGGTTTCCTTGGCAAGGATTGTCGCCAGCTCATAGTGGTGTTCTTTAAGCAAATGTTGGTAGCGGAGCATCACGCGCGCACGCTCTGATACTGGCACTTCACGCCAGGTTTTGAAGGCTTCTTTGGCGCTGGCAATCGCCGCGTGCACTTCTTCAGAAGTCGCGCAGTTGATGGTTGCGATAGCTTGGTTATTGGCAGGGTTAGTCACCACAATCTGGTTACTGCCCGAGCCTGTAATAAACTCACCATCGATAAAATGCTTAACTTGTGTGGTCATTTTGCAATCCTTTTCTATTTTTGACCTTGCTGGCGGTGCATTTGTTTTGTTGCACTCTGGTTTATTGCACTCTGGTACTTTTGAGTACTCAGATACTCTGGTTCACTCAGAGATTGGGGTGCAGTTTTAGGCGTCCTCTTTGGGAGTGTTGCCCCTGCCAGCTTGGCCTTATTGAGTATGTGTCTTGTTGAATTAGCTTTTGTTTCTTTCAGTTAGCGTTAACTGGCTTGACTCAATTTAGTTGGTACGTCAGTACGATACAGTCACTCTCGACATAGCGAGGCCAGTTAACGCTGGATACATTACAGCTCGATTGCCATCGCCGTTGCTTCACCGCCACCGATACACAGTGACGCAACGCCGCGTTTTAGACCGCGCGCTTTCAGTGCATGGATTAAGGTCACAAGCAGACGGGCGCCAGAGCAACCAATGGGGTGACCTAGGGCGCAGGCGCCGCCATTGACGTTAACCTTCGCCATATCCAGACCTAACTCAGACACCGCCAACATAGTCACCATAGCGAAGGCTTCGTTGATTTCGAATAGGTCCACATCATCCTTTGACCAACCCACTTTACCCAGTAAATTTGCCATCGCGCCAACAGGTGCAGTAGTGAATAACGCAGGCTCCTGAGCGTGGGTGGTGTGGCCTTTAATGGTGGCCATCACAGCTAAACCTAAACGCTCGGCCTCGGCTCGAGTGGTCAGCATCAGCGCCGCCGCGCCGTCCGAAATTGAGCTTGAGTTAGCGGCAGTGATAGTGCCGTCTTTGGCAAAAGCTGGGCGCAGTGTAGGGATTTTTTCAGGGCGAGCATTACCTGGCTGCTCGTCGGTATCAATCAGCATATCGCCTTGGCGAGAACTTACGGTCACAGGCACGATTTCCGCTTTAAAGGCACCCGAGTTAATTGCCGCATTGGCTTTTTCTAATGAACTTAAGGCGAAAGCATCCATTTGCTCGCGACTTAAGCCAAAATCATCGGCGGTCTTCTGGGCGAAAGTACCCATCGCGCCGCCGGTGTAGGCATCTTCTAAACCATCTAGGAACATGTGATCCATGACTTTGCCATGGCCCATGCGCATGCCAGAGCGCGCTTTATCTAACAAATACGGTGCTTGGCTCATGCTTTCCATACCGCCTGCAATGACAATATTCGCGCTACCAGCCTTGATTAAATCGTGGGCCAGCATCACGGTTTTCATGCCTGAGCCACACACTTTGTTCACTGTTGTCGCGCCAACAGACAGCGGTAAACCCGCGCCTAGAGTCGCTTGACGAGCCGGCGCTTGCCCCAGACCCGCTGGCAGTACGCAGCCCATCAGCACCTCATCCACCTTATCACCCGCCAGTTTAGTATCGGCTAACAGCGCCTTAATGGCCGTGGCCGCTAACGTCGGTGTGGTTACCGCTGAAAGGCTACCTTGAAACCCCCCCATAGGGGTGCGTTTAGCTGCAACGATAACGACATCTTGAGGTAATTGTTGTGTACTCATGGAAACTCCAAGCAAATATGCCACGGCGAAAATGGCGCCAGCGGCGGGAAATAATCTCAATAGAACCACTCTGACGTTTACGCGAACGTAAAGCAAGTGTTCATTGGTCTAATATGTCGAATTTCTGTTAAGAAAATTGTCAGTCAGGATTTACAGCTAAGGATGGGTTAAAAATTAATAACAAAAAGCATTGCGATGAAAAGGATGCTTTAGGGCGAATAAACTGTAGGCAGCGAAGGCGCTATCGTAAAAGTAATTACCTAAACACTTAATGTCTTATGATTGCGCAATAGCTGTACCACGCATTGTCTAGGGTCGTACAAAAAAGCGAAACACAGACCTCCTACCCCATAAAAAATGGCCCTTGGTGTGAACAGTCAAGGGCCATGCAATCGATAACTATTGGGATTCCCAAGGCGTTCTAGCCGTCATATCACTCAAATCGTATGGCGTTAACTGGTAAACGTAATAGTTAAGCCAGTTGCTGACAAGCAGTGAACCATGGCTATGCCAGCGGGCGATGGTGTCAAGTGACGGATCATTATTACGGTAATAGTTCTGCGGCACATTAGGGTTGAGTCCAAGCGCTAAATCCCGATTGTACTCATCGTTCAGAGTCGATTTTTGATATTCGGGGTGACCCGTCACAAACAGGTTGCGATTGTTACGGCTCAATATCAAATAAGCGCCTGCTTCGTCTGATTCTGCTAACACTTGCAGCTCAGGATGCGCCTTAATTGCCTCAATATCCATTTCGGCAAAACGTGAATGGGGGGCAAAAAACTCATCATCAAAACCGCGTAGCAGCGGAAAATGCTCACAGGTGCGACGGTGAACAAACACCCCTGAACGTTTCTCTTTAAGAATTTTACGGTTCAGCCCATAAAGGTGATAAAGACCCGCGTGCGCCGCCCAGCAGAGGAACAACACAGAAGTGACATGATCCTGTGACCAATCGATAATTTCACGGATATGCTCCCAATAGGTGACTTCCTCAAAGTCCATTTGCCCAAGTGGCGCGCCTGTGATGATGAGGCCATCGTAGTTTTTATGGGCTACGTCAGCAAAATCACGGTAGAAGGCATTCATATGATCGATTGAGGTGTGCTTAGACTCCTTATCATGAATACGCAATAAATCCACATCCACTTGAAGCGGCGTGTTTGCCAAAAGGCGCAGCAGTTGAGTTTCTGTCTCGATTTTGTTCGGCATCAAGTTCAAAATCAGCACCTTCATCGGTCTGATATCCTGATTCGCCGCCCGAGTTTCGGACATCACAAAGATGTTTTCTGATTCTAAAATCCCCGCCGCTGGCAGATGATCCGGAATTTTAACTGGCATACCGCGCCTCTTATCTTGATCTTGTGTAGGGTGTTGGTGCCGATGCCACTCGATGAGTTAACGCATCAGCGACCGATTTTCTCAAGCACTATCGTCATCGGCTGCGTTGAATTTTGGTCAATGTGATAGGCCTGAGTATTAATAAACAATAATTTGTCCTTAAGCATAATCCTTGCGCCAACAGCATAGGTATGCCCTGCAACGAGTCGATCACGCTCAATTTTAAAACTAAAAGGTGTGGGTGATTTAGCTCCGCTATTGACCTGCTCGGCTAGCACTGTTGCAGGCACGTCCATACGAGAAACATCAAGCAGCTGAACAATAAGGTTTGCCTCATTTGGCAAGAGGATACGTTCGCGATATAGGGCCTCTCCCTTAATCTCGATGACTGAGTCAGACAGTGATGAGGTCATTTTGAGTTCCTTGTTTGTAGACGAATTTGATGCTGAACATCCAGATACGACTGTAGCCAGTGTTAAGATCACCATTGTCGACCATTTGGTTAACATCGAAGGCACTTCACTCATACTAAACCCTTGTTCCATTTCTATTCTCCTAATCATACATAAAGACTTCTGGATGTCTACATGTCCACGCTATAAATCTTGTCTTAGCGGGCAGTTATTTCTATGATAAGCCACCATTTCGTTGCCGAAAAATTTATGACAAAAGCCACAGCGATAATTGTGGGCGCTAGCTCACAGTTAAGTCGAGAAATAGCAAAACAATTGGCGCAGCAAGAGGTTGAGTTAGCCCTGTTTGCCCAAGATGTAGACATGCTAAAAGAATTCGCGGCCACTCTCCCTACTAAAGTTCAGGTGTTTGAACTCACAATTGAAGATCCTCAAACCCTCATTCGTCAGC
This genomic window contains:
- a CDS encoding enoyl-CoA hydratase/isomerase family protein translates to MTNHLETSHIESSQIDPNVTSTATPKVVFQTLATASGKFVGIATLNVEKALNALDLDMVRALSVQLSAWKKDSKIACLVLDGSGEKAFCAGGDVRALYHASVAAKGEVTEVAKVFFEEEYRLDYLLHTFGKPVLVWGDGIVMGGGLGLMAGASHKVVTESSRIAMPEVTIGLYPDVGGSYFLNRMPGKMGLFLGLTAYQMNAADARYVGLADHYLNRDDKELMFDAMATLDWSDSPALNHQRLDGMINELSNRVQIPKGESLLAENQELIDKLMAGSLEDIVARMQHLDTTEKWLLKARDTLLAGSPISWHLVYRQAQLGTKFNLADCFKWELTLSTNTCASGDFCEGVRALLIDKDRQPKWQFADVKSVPDALVEQLLTSPWEEHPLHTLA
- a CDS encoding enoyl-CoA hydratase, whose translation is MEYLIERIEGHTAIVTMNNPPANTWTAESLKALKAKVLELNANKDIYALVLTGEGNKFFSAGADLKLFADGDKGNAASMAKYFGEAFETLSQFRGVSIAAINGYAMGGGLEVALACDLRIAESQAVMALPEATVGLLPCAGGTQNLTALVGEGWAKRMILCGERVTADKALSIGLVEEVVESGTALSAAIALAAKVANQSPSSVTACKTLIQAGRQMPRSLALPIERELFVGLFDTEDQAEGVNAFLEKRKAQWKNG
- a CDS encoding acyl-CoA dehydrogenase family protein; its protein translation is MDFNFNEDQRQFATLAHQFAADELAPNAAKWDEEHHFPKDVIQKAGELGFCSLYSPESEGGMGLSRLDASIIFEELAKGCTATTAMLTIHNMATWMVTTWGTQTLRQAWSEALTTGRMLASYCLTEPGAGSDAASLQTKAVRVGDEYVISGSKMFISGAGATELLVVMCRTGGAGPKGISAIAIPADSQGIIYGKAEDKMGWNAQPTRLVTFDNVRVPVANLLGEEGQGFTFAMKGLDGGRINIATCSVGTAQAALERATQYMNERQQFGKPLAAFQALQFKLADMATELVAARQMVRLAAFKLDSGDPEATAYCAMAKRFATDVGFQVCDAALQIHGGYGYIREYPLERHFRDVRVHQILEGTNEIMRLIIARRLLDENAGEIL
- a CDS encoding CoA-acylating methylmalonate-semialdehyde dehydrogenase yields the protein MTTQVKHFIDGEFITGSGSNQIVVTNPANNQAIATINCATSEEVHAAIASAKEAFKTWREVPVSERARVMLRYQHLLKEHHYELATILAKETGKTFEDAKGDVWRGIEVAEHACNIASLLMGETVENVARSIDTYSYTQPLGVCAGITPFNFPAMIPLWMFPLAIACGNTFILKPSEQDPMTPQRLVELFMEAGAPRGVLQLVHGDKTAVDILLADHAIKAISFVGSVAVGQYIYKTGTDNLKRVQAFAGAKNHCVIMPDANKQQVINNLVGASVGAAGQRCMAISVAVFVGAAKEWIPELKEALAKVRPGLWDDKDAGYGPLISPAAKARVLKLIAQGKDEGAECLLDGSDFTVPGFESGNWVGPTMFTNVTTDMSIYKEEIFGPVLCCMESDSLEDAIALVNASPYGNGTSIFTASGAAARKYQHEIEVGQVGINVPIPVPLPFFSFTGWKGSFYGDQHAYGKQAVRFYTETKTITSRWFESDIAVAAGPNMSINLR
- a CDS encoding thiolase family protein; this encodes MSTQQLPQDVVIVAAKRTPMGGFQGSLSAVTTPTLAATAIKALLADTKLAGDKVDEVLMGCVLPAGLGQAPARQATLGAGLPLSVGATTVNKVCGSGMKTVMLAHDLIKAGSANIVIAGGMESMSQAPYLLDKARSGMRMGHGKVMDHMFLDGLEDAYTGGAMGTFAQKTADDFGLSREQMDAFALSSLEKANAAINSGAFKAEIVPVTVSSRQGDMLIDTDEQPGNARPEKIPTLRPAFAKDGTITAANSSSISDGAAALMLTTRAEAERLGLAVMATIKGHTTHAQEPALFTTAPVGAMANLLGKVGWSKDDVDLFEINEAFAMVTMLAVSELGLDMAKVNVNGGACALGHPIGCSGARLLVTLIHALKARGLKRGVASLCIGGGEATAMAIEL
- the metA gene encoding homoserine O-acetyltransferase MetA produces the protein MPVKIPDHLPAAGILESENIFVMSETRAANQDIRPMKVLILNLMPNKIETETQLLRLLANTPLQVDVDLLRIHDKESKHTSIDHMNAFYRDFADVAHKNYDGLIITGAPLGQMDFEEVTYWEHIREIIDWSQDHVTSVLFLCWAAHAGLYHLYGLNRKILKEKRSGVFVHRRTCEHFPLLRGFDDEFFAPHSRFAEMDIEAIKAHPELQVLAESDEAGAYLILSRNNRNLFVTGHPEYQKSTLNDEYNRDLALGLNPNVPQNYYRNNDPSLDTIARWHSHGSLLVSNWLNYYVYQLTPYDLSDMTARTPWESQ
- a CDS encoding YbaY family lipoprotein — protein: MEQGFSMSEVPSMLTKWSTMVILTLATVVSGCSASNSSTNKELKMTSSLSDSVIEIKGEALYRERILLPNEANLIVQLLDVSRMDVPATVLAEQVNSGAKSPTPFSFKIERDRLVAGHTYAVGARIMLKDKLLFINTQAYHIDQNSTQPMTIVLEKIGR